A genomic window from Aricia agestis chromosome 8, ilAriAges1.1, whole genome shotgun sequence includes:
- the LOC121729294 gene encoding BTB/POZ and MATH domain-containing protein 5-like, whose amino-acid sequence MDIDMKENSVIQGHQMCQTEDASWLCLDNIYMKFHRPNIYDIGGTNIDHIADYWFLMQTEQVGKVFLLHIFIMNRHESTFTVSISANNELTFNKRHNFAHLTTNLEKYSFKNVDEMVQNYLTTYSFTSIDVESLRNYKLYIPISFDHFDQDNSSIDSNMPFHDFETLLKDPVGADFTIESADGEKFKVHRILLTSLCEVFKAMLKEDTAESQNGFVKLVDVSKEDLSCIVEFIYTGTVKDIENNNFFSLLMLADRYDLKGLKELAEIVLSNQLSSENVLEILAVADLYNSQHLKTASMKFLKQNPTAIHSSMFSELKNVELVQELCKFMIPQ is encoded by the exons ATGGACATCGATATGAAG GAAAACAGTGTGATTCAGGGGCATCAAATGTGCCAGACTGAGGATGCCAGTTGGCTGTGCTTGGATAACATTTACATGAAGTTTCACAGACCCAACATATATGACATTGGAGGCACAAATATTGACCACATAGCGGATTACTGGTTTCTCATGCAAACGGAGCAAGTGGGGAAAGTGTTTCTGCTACATATTTTCATCATGAATCGACACGAAAGTACATTTACAGTGTCAATTAGCGCTAATAATGAGCTAACATTCAACAAAAGGCATAACTTTGCACACTTGACTACAAATCTagaaaaatattcttttaaaaatgttgaTGAAATGGTGCAAAACTATCTCACCACATACAGCTTCACAAGTATAGATGTAGAGTCCTTAAGAAATTATAAGCTGTACATACCCATATCATTCGATCACTTTGATCAAGATAACTCATCTATTGATAGCAATATGCCATTTCATGATTTTGAAACATTGCTGAAGGATCCTGTGGGAGCGGATTTTACAATAGAATCAGCCGATGGGGAGAAATTTAAAGTTCATAGAATACTGCTAACATCCCTTTGCGAGGTGTTCAAGGCAATGTTAAAGGAGGACACAGCCGAGAGTCAAAATGGCTTTGTGAAACTAGTGGATGTAAGCAAGGAAGATCTCAGCTGTATAGTTGAATTCATCTACACTGGCACAGTAAAGGATATAGAAAACAATAATTTCTTTAGTCTACTTATGTTGGCCGATAGATATGATCTGAAGGGTTTGAAAGAGCTGGCAGAGATTGTTCTTTCAAATCAGTTGTCGTCGGAGAATGTTTTAGAAATTTTAGCTGTGGCAGATTTGTACAACTCCCAGCACTTAAAAACTGCCTCCATGAAGTTTTTGAAACAAAACCCAACCGCAATACACAGCAGTATGTTCAGTGAGCTAAAGAATGTTGAGTTGGTGCAGGAACTGTGTAAATTTATGATTCCACAGTAG